GGGCTCCCAACGACCGGCGAATCGCCAGGTAAGTCCCCGTTGCAACAACCCGCTTTTTCCTAATACCGTTTTCCCGGCAGGACCGAGACATTAACTCAAGGGAATCTCATTTGATTCCAGTCTCGAGGCAAGCTAACGCGTTTAAATTGTGTCCGGCCagcccccttcctccccttttccctcAAGCCGCCCGCAAAAATACGTCCACGCGGCCCCAGGTTCGCAAGGCAACGCCAGCGCTCACCTCCTTCCACGGTCGCTCCCCATCCGGTCACCCACAGGTCCTTGCCCACGGGGAAGTTGTGGGTGGCGTCGGGCAGGCAGACGGGCTGGACGACGGAGGAGAAGGTGGCGGGGGTCTGCAGCTCCATCACGGCGATGTCGTAGTCGTAGGTGTAGTCGTTGAAGTAGGGGTGGGAGACGATGCGCTTGATTTTCCGCGCTTGCACGTTGGCGCCGTTGCGGTTGCCTTGGTCGGTCAGGCCCAGGTAGGCTGTCCACAGGCTGGGGTCCGAGTACCTGCACGAGGCACGACACACAGGGCGGGGTGAGGCCCCGTCTCACAGACGGCGCAGCTCGCTATCTGAAACAGTTTCCCTTCAGAAACGCCTGTAAAAATTGGGAaatttcccccccgccccccattCAAACGCCCGAAAGTGGAATTGCGACCACGGGGGTGTCCTGCCCACAGCAGGCGGTCCCCGATCCGGTTCCCCCCCCGCCTTACCTGatgccctgcagctgcaggaagcaATGCGCCGCCGACACCAGCCAGCTCGCCGAGATCAGCGAGGCCCCGCAGATGTGTCCTTGGCCCTTGACGTGGAGGCTGACCTGCCACGGCCATTCCCCCACGTCCGAGTTCTGCCCGCCGACGATCCGCGACTTCCTCACGTAGGAGCGGATCCCGCAGtctggggtggggaaggagaaggggcgCTCGGTTACCCCGGTTCCCATTCAGCAACCTCCCCTTTGTTCCTCTGGGATATCTCCTCCAGCGCAAGCGCCCCGTCACCCACGTCGGGGATGGCTGACGCCGTCGGCACGGGAGCACAAATGCCCAATTTGCTAAAAAAAACTTACTGGCCAAGGCCGTAAACGTGCAGACAAACCCCTGTGTTATCTGCGTAAGCCCGCTTGAACAACGCAGACGCTCCGCAAACTGCTAAAGAACACGGCTCGGCCGTTTTCCCATCGAGCTATCGCACAGGAAAACCCAGGGGCTCTCTCTGCAACACTTAAGTGTTTCTCTAAGGGGCCCAGCCCAGAAACCCGagtcccccccttccccaggctaCTCACTGCAGTTGTCCTCGTCAGAATTGTCTTCGCAGTCCTGCTCCCCGTCGCACTCCGGGTTCTGTTTGCTGATGCAGCGCCCGTTGCGGCACTTGTACGTGTATTCCTTGCAGGGGACCGTCGTGTGGGTGGCTGCGGGCGGGACGAAGGGAGAGGGGTTAGCCCCAGTTCTGGGGAGGTCACACCGTTCAGGAGCCCTTCGCCTCTTCTGCATCCCCAGGACATTGCCACCCGGTGAAAAAAAACGACGCACGCCAGGGTGCCAGGCCACGAGGAAACCCGTAGGAGGCTGCGTTTGAGGGGAGGTCCCCTCCGCAGCCCACCCTCACCGTTGCTGCAGCTGCCCTCGTCGCTCCCATCCCCGCAGTCGTCCTTGCCGTCACACTTGCGCGCGTCGGGGACGCACTTCCCGTTGTTGCACTTGAAGCTGTCAGCTGCGCAGCCTGGGGAAAGAGCGGCTCCTGAGAGACGGCGGGGCACAAATCCCACACTACCTCCAACACGCGGCTGTGTCCGTTTCCCTTCCCTCCGGGACAAGCAAAGCCTCTGCAGCTACAACACACGAACGCCTATTTCCTGCGTTCCCggtcttttcttctctaaactgCACACCACCGCTGATTTACGCGGccctttctttcccaaaagCCCACGTTTCCTACACCTCTGCTCATCCTCGTTTCGCTCGGGGCTCCTGCGTGGGCTCGAGGAAGCCGCACCGGGCGAGGCCTGGCCGTGCCCTGCGGCAGGCTGGCGTTTTGGGTTTCTTGCCTGCTCCTTTCCAGCACGGCGCTCGCCTTCCTCCACTCCCTTCGCCTCGCTCAAGCCCTCAGCCCTTTCTGCCCGCCGGGTGAGTTACTTACTGCACTGCAGCTCGTCGCTGTTGTCGCCGCAGTCGTTCACGTTGTCACAGACCCAGAACTTGGGCTTGCACCAGCCGTTCTGGCACCTGAACTGCTGGTCGGTACAGGCTGAAAAGGGAGAGCGAGAAATCAGGGGAGAGACCTGCAAAGGCACCCGTGGAGTCACCAGCCACCCATCCGCCACCCGTCTACCGCAACGTCACGGGAAAACCCGTGTGGAAAACCATCAGAGGCGTGCAAGCGGATGGGAACAAGCGCACCAGAAAAACGCCGTGACAGCTCGGAGCCACGCACGCGTACAGAAATACACAACGCGCTTAGGCTACAGCACGGTGTTTCCACCGTTCTGGAGGACAAAACTATTTGGAGAGCCGTAATGCCTTAGGCAGTTGAGGCTGAAGCTGACGGTACACCAGCGCGACAGCCAGAGGCAACAACTCAAGCAAAGCGATTGCTACAAGCGGTGGGAAAGCATCCGAGGGAGCCGGCTCAGGGCGCTGGCAGCCAGGCCGGCAGCACGCTCTTCCTCAGAAGACAGCCCCTTACCTGGGAACGAGACCCCAACCCGGGGGGATCCTGTCCCCTCTACTTAACCGCAGACCCTGGACAATAACATTACCTATGGGATAGCTCTGCTAATCCAAGAGGAAAATTTGTTGCACAAAGAAACAACTCCCGTGCATCATCACACGGGTTTTCCAGATGTGCTCCGCAATACCTGCCCGGTTCGGTAACAAAATACATCCCTTTAGAGCACCCAGCTCAGCCAAACCCGCAACGGCCCAGGAGGATTAAATAGAAAAACACATTCCCAGCTGGGAGGGACTGGAAAGGGAGGGAgatcccactgggagagggcTAGATTAGCAGGAACCCACGCTTCCTACGCTGGGAAAGGATCCCAAATCAATCCCCATACCGAGTGCCTCTCACTCCAGCCCGGAGGAATGAGGCAGCGCCGGTGCTAGCGAGCGAGGCGAGCAGGGAGACGGGCAGCTGATCTGCAAAGCCTCGGCACGAAGGCATGTTACGCGGCACGAGCCCAGAGCAAGTACCTGCAGCCACCCCGGGGCGGCGTGGCCCTTCCCGTGACAAGctaaaagaaaggaacaaaggaCAGACTTACTGCAGGCTCTCTCGTCGCTGCCGTCTACGCAGTCCAGCCACCCGTCGCAGCGCATGCTTCTGTCAATGCAGCGGCCAGTGTTGCAGGTGAACTTGCCAGGGCAGGCTGAGAGGGGAGAAAGGGATAAAACGACGTGTGAGCCTTCCAGCCACCCCCTCTCTGTCCCTTCCCCAAAGCACACAACGTTCCCTCTGCCTGCTTACAGCACCCAGCATTACAAACGCCTTTTCCTCAGAACAGAGCAGGAATACCAGGAGGTTGGCAGGAAAATAAGACATGCTCCTATCGCCCTGGAAAAGTACGCTTGCCCAATTTACAGGGCAGCGTTAAGCGCAGAGGAGGGACAGCCTCCAGATCTCAGGCAAATCCGTTCCCCCCCCACAGCCTCAGGCTTTCGACTCACGATCGCTGGAGTCGTAGGACAGGTACTCAGCAGAGAAGCCAGTGTCCGTGTAGGACTGGTCTGAGTGGAACCGGACCTCTATTTTGTTGGTAGTACTGGCCACCACAAACTGGGAACGCTCCCCACAGTAcctgcagggagagagagcaaAGGAGCGCTGCAGGTCGGCACCGAGCAAACCTTCTTCCGTCCCTGAACTCCTCGTCGGCACAAAGGGTCGCTTCACAGACCCAGAGAGCTAAGGGGGCAGAGGAACAGAGAGCAGGTCTGACTCCAGCACGAACTGCTGGACCGCGAGGTCCGCAACGCAGGAGCCGAACTTCGCCGCTGTTGGCAGAGGGTTTGGGCCAGCTGCAAACACCACGTTGTGACCTCGGAAACGATTGGGAGCGAGTTCGTCCAAATCCCGGCCTGACACAGTGACGCCTCTGATCTCAGACCCACCGTGTCTCTGGATTTGTGCCGCCTCTAAAGCCGCAGGACCCCATCCCACCGCAGGCTGGCAGGAATCGCTGACACGAGCACCGCTGCAGGAACTAGCCAGGGCCACAGACGCAGGCGCTGACTTTGAAACCCTCTCTCTTCGAGGAAGGGTCAGCTCCCTTGCCCAAAATGTTGTGAAACACCACCGCTCGCTTCCCCGATGCAGTACCAGGCTGGCTTTTTGGCCCAGCTTACACGAGGTTGTGCAACAGCAAACAGTAAACGTAACAGCAAACGCATCGCAGAACACAAGGCAATTACCCTCACAATGGAGATTTGCTCATTCAAGCAAAACCACGCCAGATGTTTCCGCCTTTCCGCACGTGACGCAACGTTCCACGGCATTTGGAGGGGGGGAGACTCGGCCGCAGCGTGCCACAAACCCAGGGTTTAATCCCCAGAACCAAGCGCGCGGGCTCCCCTCTCACCACGGGGCATCGAGCTACAAGAGCGGGTCGGACCCAAGCAAGCCTCCCGCCTCCTCCCATCCCAAAAAGCACCAGCCCGCTTCTCCCCGCAGCAAGTTTAAGGAAAGCGCAAGGGGCCACGTAACCAAACGCAGCCCCTCCGCTCGAAGGGCCAAAGCCGCGGGTCAGAGAGCGGCTGACGCCTACCTCGTGCTGTTGATCTGCACGTAGTCCTTGGTGCAGGAGCTGACCGGGATCCCGGGTTCCAGCACGAAGAACATGTTGAAACGCACCTTCACGTTCTTTTTAGAGGGAACCTGCAAAAGGAAGCAGGGTCAGTGGGGCTGTGTTTTCTGGAGCACAGAAAATGGGAATAAGTTTCGTGGGAAAAGGGTTTGGGGGGAGGACGGAAGataactgaaaaaaggaaagaagcccagcagaaaaagaaacaccttCCTGAAAAGCCGCTATGGCTCGCACTGTCATTTAGGCAGTTGCTTGGCTTGCTGAGCCCAGAATCCCAGATCAAACAAGCACACGGCGGGGCGGGCGTTGAAGCCAGACCTCCGTCAACAGTGCCTGTTCTCCCAGGGCAGAAGGTTTCCCCACCACCAGTTTTGCCAGCAAGCGACTGGCCTGTCCCAAAGCCCACGCGCTCCACgtttttttgtgaaaagctACAGTTATTGGGGGCGACGGTAAGCGTCACGCGGGGTTCAGGCCTCTCGCAGCCTCTTCTGCCTTTGGCACCGGCTCCTAAAGCCTCCCTCCAGTCACGCCAGACCCCAGGTCTCCAGGCAGCATCTGCTGTGAGCTCGCTTGCACGGTGTCCTGCATAAGCAAGTTCATTTGACAGACTAATTAAGGCCGAGAGAGGACCCCGTCTCACCTCTATGTTCCAGACACAGTCCGTGGCTGGGGGGTAGTGTGCCGGGTAATAGGGAGTCGTGAAGGTGCCGCGCTCTCCTTTCAGAGTCCCGCCGCAGACTAGAAGATAAGCAGGGAGATGAAAACAGGTTAGAGATTGAGAGAGACGTGGTTTTCCTGATCCTCAGTTGGCTATCACCCGAGGCAGGAAGGGAGGCAGATGCAACAGTCTCTAACAAGGTTAAGTCGATCTCTGGAGAGAGCAGCTCCGCTCCAAGGCTTGGAGAGAACCCAGGAGATCAATTAGGTGCTTCCTGCATACATCAGTCTGCGTGTCTCATCCAACATAATTCTTATTTTGCCCTCCTCGGGGGGACATCATTACAGCAGTCAAGAGCGCCGTCGGCAAGGCAAGCTCCAAGATGTGACCCGCTTCCAAGGTCTCCCGGCCCTGGAAACGTCGCTGGCAAACCGACCGCAGCCACGGCTGCACCTCCCGCTTCAGTTGCCCGCGGCAGGGAGAGGTGGAGAGGGGAGAACTGGGGCCAAGGCCTCTGCTCACCTTTCATCTTCGGGAGCTGGAAGAACTCAGCCTTAAAGCCGGGGAATCTCCCCTCCTTGTTGGTAACCAACGTGACGAGCATGACGTTCTGGGAGGACAGGAAGGTCAGGTTGTAGGAAGGGGCGTAATTCCCACAGAGCCTAGGAAGTAAAGGACAAACTCCGTTAGACACAACTGCATAGAGAACCTCGAGCAGCACAGATCacctctgagcagggacaggaGCTCAGTTACCAGCAGGACTTCTCAGTATCACCCTGCCACTTCACGCCAGGACCCGTCGCCGTACAGGAACCTAACGGGGACACTCACCTGACCAAAGCGTGGGGCTCCACGGGGCTCAGAGAGTTGTACACCTTGATGTAGTCACTGTCATCTGTGCACTGCTCCAGCTCCAGCGTCTTGAAGGTCAGGCTGATGACGGAGTTGGCGTCCGCCCTCAGCGTCCAGTAGCAGAGCGCGTTGTTGGGGTACGGGCTGTTGGGAAAGCCCGGCGTGGTGAAACTGGTGATCTCCCCTTCCTTGGCGTGGAGGTCAAACATGCAGCTATCTGcccaggagagcaggggagaGTTAACAAGGCAAACGAGGAGGTTCTGCCCTGCCTTTCCCCGAGACGTGGAGTGCAGCGCCTGTAATTCCTCGGAGTGCAGCACTTGTAATTCCTCGTCTGCCTGCAGGTTGTCCCTGGGCAGATGCCTCTCGCAGGGAGCACCCTTGCTTAGCAACATCCATCTACAAAGTGAGGCACTGGGGAAGGACAGCCGGGGCCGCCCGCTACTGCCTGATAACGGCAAGGCCTGTGCTGCAGTCTGGCCGACCCCAAACCAGCTCCAAGCAGCACACCGACGTCTGCCTTGCACGCTGAGCACCCCTCTTCAGGCCCTTCCCTGTCCCGCAAGGGAAATCACCACCCCAGAGAGGCCATTACGAGACTGAAGAAGAACTGTACTTACTGTCCCGAGTGGAGTAAGCTATGCTGGGGTcggcagctgcaggagaaaacagaggtGTCGTCACCTTTGGGCTGCGGCAAGTCCCTGGGTGCAAAGCTGAAGAGGTCCCTGGGACCCGCATTGATTTGGCTTTGCTGGCGGGGTCTCTCCCTGCAAGCTGGTCAGGGggaggctgctcctgcctgggctcCGGGGAGCCGAGTGATGATCAAGCTTTTCCTCTACAGGAGGGAGGATTCATCCCTGTCCCTCTCCAGACAGGCTCAGAGGAGAACGCAGAGCGTTCGAGCGAAGGGGAGCGTGTCCGCGCAGCTTCCCCCAGTCTGCACGGCCCATCAAAGCAGCGCTGCGAAAGCCGGGTCCTTACACGCACCCTTAGAGCGGTCCCCGCTGCCACAAGGCACCCAAGGGAGGGCTGCCGCCGGCAGCTTACCCCTCCAGCCAAACGcgtcccccccggccccagTCCCAACGCAGAGGCCCAGGGACGGCGGAGCCAGCACTCACGGAAAGCGACGACCGACTCCACCTTCAGCATGGGGTTTCGCAGGCGGGGGGTCCACCTCTGGACCAAGCTCTCCTTGTCCGCCATCGCCCTGTCCAGATTCTCCGCCCGGTACTTGGGGACAAAGAACTCTGACGTGTAGTAGGCAATGATGCTGCCTTCGCTGCAGGGGAAGGGCGATCATGGGGTGAGAGCAAGGACAGACGCAGGAGGGCTCAAGTATCAGTAGAAGAAGGGGCCAGGCTACTTGACGAGCCGTTTTTTATAGGATGGCCACGGCGAAGGGAGAGTCTCAATGATAAGTTCAGCAAACTGTGCCCAGCAAAGGCCCCTGCCAGCCCGAGGAGTCCCTTTCAAAGCTGCCAGGCACCACCCGCTGCAGTTCATAGGGCTCTACTGCAGCATACCTTGATTTTCCCAAGACATCTCCCTCAGCACACAGCGATGAGGACTGGCAGAAAACAATACGCATTTTCCGGTCGCTTTTCACTGCCCACCCTTTGCTGTGTCACTCAGGGTGACTGCTGAGGTGCCTCCGTCCCCAGCAGCCCGGGAACGAGGGTATACGGCTGCGTGACACCCCAGCGTCGCCCTCCTCCGCTCCCAGACAGGGCTCAGACAGCACCTAACACTCACCTGAACGCAGTTATCACTGTGTCTTTGTGGTAAGGGCCAATATCCGCGTGATTCTTGTAGATGTCCTCCACCTGAAAGGTTTAAAGAAGGTTGTTCAGCACGTCCAGAAgtgaggaggggggaaaggcTAAAGACAGACAGGGCTTCAAGCCTGCTACGGAAAATCAGGCCACATACTCGGCATCCCTGGCTGCAGGAATCTGCAGGGGccaaagagaggaagagggagagtTGAGAGTCCCAGAAGTGCCCAGACCTGCACACCACAGCCTGCTCTGACTCGGCTCGCCCCGCACAACGAATACCCGAGTCTGAGGGGAAAGGCAAGACCAGCCACGGCTTCAGCACGGAGGGCAGACACCCTCCCGCCTCGGCTCCCAGCCCTCACTCGTCCACCGACCCTGGGATTTGCCCAGGCAGCCTCCTAAGGCACATGCTGGGTCGCAGAGGCAGGGAGACGCCACGGCATCGGGCTGGAGCCGCGACGCCAAGACCCAGCTTAAAGGCGGGCTCCTTGCACCCAGCCCGGTGCGTCACGGCGAGCGGGGAGAGCCGAGAGGAGCGAGAAAGCTCCAAGCAGTCTTACATGCAGGATCCCCACGGCCACGGGGCAAGAGGAAAAAGTCCTGCTCGCAGGAAGAGGGATGCAAGAAACCTCTTACCGTGCTCTTCACCTTCTTGGCCAGCATGATGAACTCTGGCGAGCTGGAGTTCTCGTAAGCGTCAAGGAAGTCCCAGTTCAGAACCCGCAAGTGGCCCTTGAAAACCTTCCGGACGGCCACGTTCCTGTCTGGAAGGCAACAGTTCAGAGTCAGAAAGGGCAGTCAGGGCTGGGACCGCAGCACAGCAGGTCCCCGGTGACAGCAAtcggggcaggggggctggaaaCGGTGTCTCCCCACTTCCTGGAGCCTTCCCAGAGCTAGAGAGGGCACATGTGAGCAACACCGGATAACAAAGCTTTTCCATGTGGATATGCTCCCCCAGGGTATCGCCGTACACGCCACCACCCACCACACCTCGTACTCACATTTGAAGTGCCAAACCAGGAGGCCGGTGACGAGGGAGATGAGCAGGAAAACAACGATCACCACGGTGACGACCACCCGCCGCTTTGGGCCGCGCTTCTCCATCTTCTTGGAGTTCATGGCAGGGAGGAACTCCACGCCTTCCTCCAGGTTGTTCATGTCctaggagaggagaggaggcaggacGGTGGAACGGCTGTTCCCAAAGCCTGGTTTGGAGAGGTCCGACCACAAAGCAGCCTAGAGCAGAGCTACCTCTCCGCGGCAGCTCCCCAACACTGAGAGCACAAGGCATGCCTCGGCGGCTCCGCAGCCACCCCACGGCAGGACAAACCCTGAAGGCTTTCGCTTTGCTTTTCCGCACACGCCTGATTCCTTTGTGGGCCTAACACAAGGTCACCAGCTCAAGCAAACTCAGGGGCAAGTCCACACACACCCACCGCCGTGACCATGGTGGGTCACAAGCCCACAACCTCCAAGATCTCTGCCTGCCGGCAGATGAAACTGCAGACAAAAATTCACCCTGACAAAGCACTCGCTATATGGCAGGTGTGTCGCCTGCAGCTCGCGGGGCACAGCACGCCATAAATAGCATTCcgataaaagaaaaaagaaaaaaaaaaaccaagctaCTTCCTTCCCTTTACATTTGCACAACTCTCTGTACGTCTCCTGGGCCGACGCAGCACTCCTGCATTTCTGCTTGGGATTTCCCATTCAGCGCAAATACCGATTAAAAGAAATCAACCGAAAAACGAAGATGAACACACAAGACGTCCCCGTAGCCCACGACCAGCCAGACTCTCGGGACAAGACGTGTTGGCTCACGAAGAGCAGGTCCTAAAGGCAGCCGCCCAGGAACGAGGAGTGACACCCGTAGCGCACAGCTCTCGCTGTTATAACCGCCCCACGCTGGGCCGGGTGACGAAGAGGAAGGTCTCTGTCGCAGTGCAAAACCCTCGGTGCCCCGGGGTTTCACTCTCTCGCACCTTTGGCTTCCCTGCCCTCCATCCTTGCCCTGCTCGCATACCTGCACCTCCGGCCTGGCGGGGAAATCAGAACGGCTGCAGACCCAGATGTTTTCAGAGGATGCCACGCAGCCCAGAGCATCTTCAGTACAGGCAGACGTCGGGGGCCCGGATCCGCACTCATGACCCTAGCACActtcctctcctgcccagaGCTGGCTAACCCGCGCCCGGGAGAGCAGATCgcatcttctgctttcttcttgtgCCTCCCTCAGGTAGGAAGggctctctgcctgctgcaagCTGCCCAAACCTGCGAGGATGCCTCGCCTGTCCAGCTACCACCTTcccattttcccctctcccGAGCCTTACCGGGCAACCGGCAGCTTCCTGGGCAGCGGCACGGGGCTCCGGATGACAGCAAGGATGCCACAATATGAAGGGCCGACTAACACAAACTTGCTGCATTCGAAGGCGTTCCTGCGCTCCCAAAGGGGTAACGTCGTCCCCGCAAACACGATGCCAGGTCAGATGCTGCCTGTCCTCTCTCAGCCCAGGGCTGACACAAACGTACGCTAACGGCGCGGGTTAGTTTGAAGCAAATGTCACAAGCCCCTAAAAGTCGGGAAAATCAACCACCAAAGGGGATCCTGTCGACAGAGGGACCTCTGAGCCCTCTGCGCTCTCGTCCAGACCCGGGCGATGAGCCATCCTCGCTGCGCTTCCCTTCGGTGCAATGGCTTCACCGTCTTATCTTTCCCAAGCCTCACTTTGTAGGAAAGCCCAGCTCCCACTTGCATCATTCCCCCCACTCCTTTTGCCCTTTTCTTCACCCAGtctctgtcctctcctcccaccctccACACCTCACCAAAGCCTCTCCTCCCTGCGGTATTCGCCTGAGGCCCTTTACAAGAGAAAGGGACGTGGCAGGCGCCTTACCCTATCTTTTTGTAAAGCACTCTGTAAGTTTAATCCTCTGCAAACGCTTACTAGAAGGCCACCAAGACCAGAGCAACCTACCGGTTTTCACACCGTCTGCTCTCAGAATAATCTGAGTTTATCACTTGGCAGCTCTCCACTACAGCGTGGGGAAGGAAGCCTTCGTTCATTTGTGAGATTTACTACCCGAGGCTGAGCAGAAAGAAACCAGCGTGAAGCACACCATCTCTGAGGTGCCAGGCCGTTTCTATCACCAACATCCAGCCACCGCCAGAAGAAACAACAGACCTAGCAGAGCCACAGAGGACAATCCCACAGGGGATGCTCTGATTCCCATTCGGCTTCCACGATCCTACAGGAAAAACTGGAACAGGTAACCCAAAGaaacttcaaaacagaagacacACAAAATAAAGCTTAAATACATACAGACATCCTAAATCAAGAAGCTCTTCAATCAAAGTCAAGATTGCCTGGAGTTTGATGCACCATCTTCGAAACAGCCATCTGGCTCCCATCAGTTTCCAAATCGCGCAAGAAATACTCCCAAAACCAGGTAAAGAGAAGAAACCGGCCACAAATCTCGCCAGCTTCTCCCTTCTCCTACCGTGGGGCTGCTTGCAGCGCCAAGCCTTCCTAGGGCTTCCCATACGTTGCTGCGGTTAGCAGAAAGGGAAGTATTTAAGTCTCTTCGAACATCTGCAGGAGCCTGCGGCAAGAAAACAACCTCAGGGGCTTAAATGATGTATCTgttcacacagcagcagctttgccagaCTTCTCGGGGTCAGCGAGGAAGAACCGCCTGCCCCGCGCTCGCAGGGGGAAGACAGCCTCTCTGTGTGTTCCGAGTAACAGTTTTTGGGCACGAGCCAGATGGCATTTCTTCCCTGACAGAGGGATCGCGCGCTTCTCGCACGAGAGGGGTGACGTTGCAGGGCAGTAGCAGCGGCACAACAGTGCAATGAAATCGGGTCTCCTCTGGCTACCGGGAGAGCAAAGAAAACCCTATTTTCAAATAGTACACCCTTCGGCTGAGGGTACCTTCAGCCCTCTGCAAAACTGCCCAAAACTCAGTTTCATCAAACCGCCAGAAAAAAAGTGAGGCTCGGCTGCAAGCAGGAGATACTGCTGTACAAGGCCAGGCTGCACAACGCTGTGGCTGATGCCATCCTCTTCGAGCTAAAGGTTGCGTCTTTGCAGAGAGGAAACTCTTAGACGGGAGCAGCTAATCAGCGTGATTAAATCACAAGGAAAACACAGCTCCCCTCCGCCTCCAACG
This Gymnogyps californianus isolate 813 chromosome 25, ASM1813914v2, whole genome shotgun sequence DNA region includes the following protein-coding sequences:
- the ST14 gene encoding suppressor of tumorigenicity 14 protein; amino-acid sequence: MERGPMAAGAGMRYSAQPQDMNNLEEGVEFLPAMNSKKMEKRGPKRRVVVTVVIVVFLLISLVTGLLVWHFKYRNVAVRKVFKGHLRVLNWDFLDAYENSSSPEFIMLAKKVKSTVEDIYKNHADIGPYHKDTVITAFSEGSIIAYYTSEFFVPKYRAENLDRAMADKESLVQRWTPRLRNPMLKVESVVAFPADPSIAYSTRDNSCMFDLHAKEGEITSFTTPGFPNSPYPNNALCYWTLRADANSVISLTFKTLELEQCTDDSDYIKVYNSLSPVEPHALVRLCGNYAPSYNLTFLSSQNVMLVTLVTNKEGRFPGFKAEFFQLPKMKVCGGTLKGERGTFTTPYYPAHYPPATDCVWNIEVPSKKNVKVRFNMFFVLEPGIPVSSCTKDYVQINSTRYCGERSQFVVASTTNKIEVRFHSDQSYTDTGFSAEYLSYDSSDPCPGKFTCNTGRCIDRSMRCDGWLDCVDGSDERACTCTDQQFRCQNGWCKPKFWVCDNVNDCGDNSDELQCSCAADSFKCNNGKCVPDARKCDGKDDCGDGSDEGSCSNATHTTVPCKEYTYKCRNGRCISKQNPECDGEQDCEDNSDEDNCNCGIRSYVRKSRIVGGQNSDVGEWPWQVSLHVKGQGHICGASLISASWLVSAAHCFLQLQGIRYSDPSLWTAYLGLTDQGNRNGANVQARKIKRIVSHPYFNDYTYDYDIAVMELQTPATFSSVVQPVCLPDATHNFPVGKDLWVTGWGATVEGGSGASILQKAEIRLINQTVCNELLTDQLTPRMMCVGILTGGVDACQGDSGGPLVSVEPSNRMFLAGIVSWGDGCAQRNKPGVYSRLTSLRGWIKEQTGL